The proteins below are encoded in one region of Kazachstania africana CBS 2517 chromosome 6, complete genome:
- the CKB1 gene encoding casein kinase 2 regulatory subunit CKB1 (similar to Saccharomyces cerevisiae CKB1 (YGL019W); ancestral locus Anc_4.102), translating to MSAEYIEDNSHLSDEDSVTYDEWIPSFCSRFGHEFFCQVPTDFIEDDFNMTSLSQEVPHYRKALDLILDLEAMSDEEEEEEEIEEESDIDIKSNDNTNNRTVNRSIIEHSAEQLYGLIHARYILTKQGLQAMAEKFDHKQFGTCPRYYCSGMQLLPCGLSDTIGKYTVRLYCPSCQDLYLPQSSRYLCLEGAYWGTSFPGVFLKHFKELEDYVERKGKEAYHLKVFGFKINDLAVSGQRMKWLRQWPATDEEWDEFKKCEFELPTIQHTS from the coding sequence ATGTCCGCTGAATACATAGAAGATAACTCACATTTGTCTGATGAAGATAGTGTAACGTACGATGAATGGATTCCATCATTTTGTTCAAGATTCGGCCACGAATTCTTTTGTCAAGTGCCAACAgatttcattgaagatgACTTCAATATGACTTCGCTGAGTCAAGAAGTGCCTCATTATCGTAAAGCTTTGGATCTAATCCTGGATCTAGAGGCAATGAGCGACGAGgaggaagaggaagaggaaatagaagaagaaagcgatattgatattaagAGTAATGATAACACCAATAATAGAACGGTAAATAGAAGTATCATTGAGCATTCAGCAGAACAGTTGTATGGCCTCATTCATGCAAGGTATATCTTAACAAAACAAGGTCTACAAGCAATGGCAGAAAAATTCGATCATAAACAATTCGGTACATGTCCTCGTTACTACTGTAGTGGGATGCAATTGTTACCCTGTGGTTTAAGTGATACAATTGGTAAATACACTGTGAGACTCTATTGTCCCTCATGTCAGGATCTATATCTCCCTCAATCTTCCAGATATCTCTGTTTGGAAGGTGCTTATTGGGGCACAAGTTTCCCAGGTGTATTTTTAAAgcatttcaaagaattggaagatTATGTGGAACGTAAGGGCAAAGAAGCGtatcatttgaaagtattcggtttcaaaatcaatgattTGGCAGTCTCCGGTCAAAGAATGAAATGGTTAAGGCAATGGCCTGCTACTGATGAAGAATGGgatgaatttaaaaaatgtgAATTCGAATTACCAACTATTCAACATACTTCATGA
- the PIB2 gene encoding Pib2p (similar to Saccharomyces cerevisiae PIB2 (YGL023C); ancestral locus Anc_4.97) gives MLVTSDITDREHSVKETRASTIQEEPEKEDISQSSSVIYSNRKSPAVSASPDKDGAPLTFQKVIPRKSRQHSVQSAFSSLSLKSMINPQASGSNTKSTPGSVIEEDDNIGLQQPFTNDNRINVGSVSRQPVVTEALISNKDNEDQSDEDVPNVNLTTQALRKLSILKTGDSMEINDMLTNNNEDDALSKPDSISSSKPSTATSTPRRSSARKSSIGSKMKIDPSRSGRLEKRNSNFSLKNSINSQNHINSKVNLMTLRNNTIQQQQPPITTTSNIDNLPPDLVLKNENVNKLMKNSKSMIHLKSNDMRSLRQPLSRRRTSFEVSVVTKPYSPKSNKSMRQIGNPKKPLYIPAVLRNVSETNITNEDIKRPNENSQYHPHDYSNFNELNTDLDSLLLSTRNNNLDRNSSADSMSLHSNNSIYDTIKQNFILKFVPSYLKDYAASENEPIISIQPTKKHWVPDSQRTNCKKCGKKFTVVERKHHCRHCGEIFCQDHVKHTLYLDSDAKFCHLRQFGGVISKVCDNCMDEYENIIDDIRKKKNQKIKEQQNHEIVITNDGNDILKKNGRRDDPNSKKHRDSLVGSVPVDWNWSSF, from the coding sequence atgcttGTCACATCTGATATTACAGATCGTGAACATTCTGTAAAGGAAACAAGAGCCTCCacaattcaagaagaaCCGGAAAAAGAGGATATTTCCCAATCTTCCTCTGTCATCTATTCTAATAGGAAATCTCCGGCTGTTAGTGCCTCCCCTGACAAAGATGGTGCTCCTCTAACGTTTCAAAAAGTAATACCAAGAAAATCAAGACAGCATTCAGTACAGAGTGCATTCAGTAGTCTTTCTCTGAAGTCAATGATCAATCCGCAAGCAAGTGGTAGTAATACAAAGTCTACTCCTGGTAGTGTCATTGAAGAGGATGATAATATAGGATTACAACAACCTTTCACCAATGATAATAGAATCAATGTTGGTTCAGTTAGTAGGCAACCAGTTGTTACTGAAGCTCTAATCAGTAATAAGGATAATGAAGATCAGtctgatgaagatgtcCCTAATGTCAATCTTACCACACAGGCTTTAAGAAAGCTTTCTATTCTGAAAACTGGTGACTCAATGGAAATTAATGACATGCtaacaaataataatgaagacGATGCTCTTTCAAAACCAGACTCCATTAGTTCCAGTAAACCAAGCACGGCAACCAGTACACCAAGACGATCATCCGCAAGAAAATCAAGTATTGGTTCCAAGATGAAAATTGATCCATCAAGAAGTGGAAGGTTAGAGAAACgtaattcaaattttagtTTGAAAAATAGCATTAATTCACAAAATCACATCAATAGTAAAGTTAATCTCATGACATTAAGAAATAATACCattcaacaacaacaacctCCTATTACTACTACTTCCAATATAGACAATTTACCACCGGACCtagtattgaaaaatgaaaatgtaaataaattaatgaaaaattcgaaatcaatgattcacctgaaatcaaatgataTGAGAAGTTTAAGGCAACCTTTATCAAGGCGGAGAACTTCATTTGAAGTCTCGGTCGTAACGAAGCCATACTCTCccaaatcaaataaatccATGAGACAAATTGGTAACCCTAAAAAACCTTTATATATTCCTGCAGTTTTACGTAATGTTTCAGAGACAAACATTacaaatgaagatatcAAGAGaccaaatgaaaattcgCAATATCATCCACACGACTACtcaaattttaatgaattgaaCACAGATCTGGATTCTTTACTACTATCAACGCGTAATAACAATTTGGATCGTAATAGTAGTGCCGATTCAATGAGTTTACATTCTAATAATTCGATATATGATACCATAAAGCAAAATTTCATACTCAAATTTGTGCCCAGTTATCTCAAAGATTACGCCGCTTCTGAAAACGAGCCCATAATATCAATTCAACCAACGAAGAAGCATTGGGTGCCTGATTCTCAGAGAACCAATTGTAAAAAATGTGGTAAAAAATTCACCGTGGTGGAACGTAAACATCATTGTCGTCATTGCggtgaaattttttgtcaAGATCATGTCAAGCATACCTTATATCTAGACTCAGATGCTAAATTCTGCCACTTGAGACAATTTGGTGGTGTAATATCAAAGGTTTGCGATAATTGTATGgatgaatatgaaaatattatcgATGATAtcagaaagaaaaaaaatcagaaGATTAAAGAACAGCAGAATCATGAAATTGTTATTACCAATGATGGGAATGACATACTTAAGAAAAATGGGCGTCGTGATGATCCTAATAGCAAAAAACATAGAGATAGCTTAGTAGGAAGTGTACCAGTAGATTGGAATTGGAGTAGCTTTTAG
- the STT3 gene encoding dolichyl-diphosphooligosaccharide--protein glycosyltransferase subunit STT3 (similar to Saccharomyces cerevisiae STT3 (YGL022W); ancestral locus Anc_4.98), whose product MSTAVVKNRESSSTTIQWVQSILKTAIFVSIIFASVSSRLFAVIRFESIIHEFDPWFNFRATKYLVENSFNDFLNWFDDRTWYPLGRVTGGTLYPGLMTTSGLVWHIFKDYLGLPIDIRNICVMFAPAFSGITAYATYKLTCEIKDESAGLLAAAFIGIVPGYISRSVAGSYDNEAIAITLLMVTFMFWIKAMKYGSILNGCLAALFYFYMVSAWGGYVFITNLIPFHVFCLILMGRYNPKIYVAYNTWFVIGTIASMQIPFVGFLPIKSNDHMSALGVFGLLQIVALGNFVKGKVSSGKFKIIMVVSMITLIAVGVLGLFALTYMGLIAPWTGRFYSLWDTSYAKIHIPIIASVSEHQPVTWPAFFFDTQFLIWLFPAGVLLLFLELRDEHVFIIAYSVLCSYFAGVMIRLMLTLTPVICIAAAVALSKIFDIYLDFSSIFFNDGKDKKVEPRKKVLSLITKLFVSATFIFYLYLFVYHCTWVTQTAYSSPSVVLPSQGPDGRPALIDDYREAYYWLRMNTKEDAKVAAWWDYGYQIGGMADRTTLVDNNTWNNTHIALIGKAMASPEEISYKVLKELDVDYVLIIFGGVLGFGGDDINKFLWMIRISQGIWPDEISERNFFTSNGEYKVDSSATETMKKSLLYKMSYKDFPELFGGRGEGMDRVRHQTIRSEDVEALDYFEEAFTSENWLVRIYKLRDLDDEGRNFRDVGKFNRLSEKFLRKRSLNKKPAIDMLI is encoded by the coding sequence ATGTCAACGGCAGTTGTAAAAAATAGGGAATCTTCTTCCACTACGATACAGTGGGTTCAATCCATTTTAAAAACGGCAATTTTCGTTAGTATAATATTTGCGTCTGTCTCATCGAGATTATTTGCCGTCATTAGGTTCGAATCAATTATTCACGAATTCGATCCATGGTTCAATTTTAGAGctacaaaatatttagtCGAAAactctttcaatgattttcTCAATTGGTTCGACGATAGAACTTGGTATCCGTTGGGCAGAGTCACCGGTGGTACTCTATACCCAGGTTTAATGACTACTAGTGGTTTAGTCTGGcatatcttcaaagattATCTTGGTTTACCAATTGATATCAGAAATATTTGTGTAATGTTTGCTCCCGCTTTCTCCGGTATCACAGCATACGCTACTTATAAGTTGACTTgtgaaattaaagatgaatCTGCAGGTTTATTGGCTGCTGCCTTCATCGGTATTGTTCCAGGTTATATCTCAAGATCTGTAGCAGGTTCCTACGATAACGAAGCCATTGCAATCACTTTATTAATGGTCACTTTCATGTTCTGGATTAAAGCTATGAAATACGGTTCAATCTTAAATGGTTGTCTAGCAGCCTTATTCTATTTCTATATGGTTTCTGCTTGGGGTGGGTACGTTTTTATCACCAATTTAATCCCATTCCATGTATTTTGTTTGATCCTAATGGGTAGATATAACCCTAAGATATACGTTGCTTATAACACTTGGTTCGTTATTGGTACCATTGCTTCAATGCAAATTCCATTCGTTGGCTTCTTACCAATTAAATCTAACGATCATATGTCTGCATTAGGTGTCTTTGGATTATTACAAATTGTTGCCCTGGGTAATTTTGTAAAAGGTAAAGTTTCTAGTGGTAAATTCAAGATAATTATGGTCGTATCAATGATCACTCTAATTGCTGTAGGTGTCCTAGGTTTATTCGCTCTAACTTATATGGGATTAATTGCTCCATGGACCGGTAGATTCTATTCTCTATGGGATACCAGTTATGCAAAGATCCACATTCCAATTATTGCTTCGGTTTCAGAACATCAACCTGTTACTTGGCCagctttcttctttgacacacaatttttaatttggTTATTCCCAGCTGgtgttcttcttcttttcttagaATTAAGAGATGAACATGTCTTTATCATTGCTTATTCCGTATTGTGTTCCTATTTTGCTGGTGTCATGATTAGATTAATGTTAACTTTAACTCCAGTTATTTGTATTGCAGCTGCTGTTGCATTGTCCAAAATCTTTGACAtatatttggatttttcatcaattttctttaatgatggaaaagataaaaaagtTGAACCAAGGAAGAAGGTGTTATCACTAATAACCAAATTATTTGTCTCTGCtactttcattttctacTTGTACCTTTTCGTTTACCATTGTACATGGGTGACACAAACAGCATACTCTTCACCATCTGTCGTTCTACCATCACAAGGTCCAGATGGCAGACCAGCCTTAATTGACGATTATAGAGAAGCATACTACTGGCTACGTATGAATACGAAGGAAGATGCTAAAGTTGCAGCATGGTGGGATTATGGATATCAAATTGGTGGTATGGCAGATCGTACCACTTTGGTAGATAACAATACATGGAACAACACACACATTGCCCTTATTGGTAAAGCAATGGCGTCACCAGAAGAGATATCTTACAAagttttaaaagaattggaCGTTGATTATGTTTTGATTATATTTGGTGGTGTTCTTGGATTTGGTGGTGATGATATTAATAAGTTCCTCTGGATGATTAGAATCAGTCAAGGTATTTGGCCCGATGAAATCtcagaaagaaattttttcacttcAAATGGTGAATATAAAGTGGATTCCAGTGCTACTGAaacaatgaagaaatctttATTGTACAAGATGAGTTATAAAGATTTCCCAGAATTGTTCGGTGGCAGAGGTGAAGGTATGGATAGAGTCCGTCATCAAACCATTAGAAGTGAAGATGTTGAAGCTTTAGATTATTTCGAAGAAGCATTTACATCAGAAAATTGGCTAGTGAGAATTTATAAATTGAGAGATCTTGATGATGAAGGTAGAAATTTCCGTGACGTTGGTAAATTTAATAGATtgagtgaaaaatttttaagaAAGAGATCATTGAATAAGAAGCCTGCCATTGATATGCTTATTTAG
- the JAC1 gene encoding J-type chaperone JAC1 (similar to Saccharomyces cerevisiae JAC1 (YGL018C); ancestral locus Anc_4.103), translated as MFRSVASGCFRWGHSSRRMVSTFYEMFPKSFPGGEPSFNVDQSQLRKEYRVLQSQFHPDMVAGNGDGADMDSSVVNKAYHVLKEPLSRSQYMIKINKGIDLTEDGQKLEVGPSILMEVIEINERLADDSISNDEIARIKQENDDRMDAIVNKLRDCFEQEDYSTAVELTMELKYWTNLSNTIKNI; from the coding sequence ATGTTTAGATCGGTGGCTTCAGGATGTTTCAGATGGGGTCATAGTAGTAGAAGGATGGTGTCTACATTCTATGAGATGTTTCCTAAGAGTTTTCCCGGGGGAGAGCCATCATTCAATGTAGATCAATCACAGTTACGGAAAGAATATAGGGTATTACAATCACAATTCCACCCAGATATGGTAGCTGGGAACGGTGATGGTGCCGACATGGACTCGTCTGTGGTGAATAAGGCGTATCATGTGTTGAAAGAGCCGTTGAGTAGGTCACAGTATATGATTAAGATAAATAAAGGTATAGATTTGACGGAGGATGGTCAAAAATTAGAAGTTGGTCCGTCGATATTAATGGAGGTGATTGAGATTAATGAGCGACTTGCTGATGACTCGATAAGTAATGACGAAATTGCTAGGATTAAGCAGGAGAATGATGATAGGATGGATGCGATTGTAAACAAATTGAGGGATTGTTTCGAACAGGAGGATTATTCTACTGCCGTTGAATTGACAATGGAATTGAAATATTGGactaatttatcaaatacaattaaaaatatatag
- the ATE1 gene encoding arginyltransferase (similar to Saccharomyces cerevisiae ATE1 (YGL017W); ancestral locus Anc_4.104) has product MDLTQRLIITQPLYFQESSQKCGYCKGEKPSQGDYFALDSWYRPGKESTHTNSTIGFQCENITIETYERLCNLGFRRSGCFLYKFDMLRNCCRLFTIRTTPEEVKLTKELKTCVKHFKKFINVPPSEKISKNQPFDYINELRSLDSADFHTVYEPSVFTTEKYDLYVKYQEQVHNDYKHSTRSFKRFLCDSPFPEYTRNGTKEEWSQLNDPEYKGNFDRLGPTHECYYYEGKLIALAILDFLPSGVSSVYFIYDPEFKKLSLGKLSALKELTLVHKLSRPFYYLGYYIDDCPKMNYKSQYGGELLDVCNLNYVSLEFLKSNNMISNGRLFILGEENSISDELFMDDNLERTEFPTVENATSLSNVAEHIYGSNGVAFHSKEKYLSKLVEMGIPLEMEEPKNVFFQRHSTDKKSMSDLNNLPSVVPGLLPINELYDIITSRKINELNGAMMIYDTLLHRIRFMFDFEVEHPSNKLVIFNTIRLLGLDICKSALLII; this is encoded by the coding sequence ATGGATCTGACTCAAAGATTGATCATCACACAGCCTTTGTATTTCCAGGAATCATCCCAAAAATGTGGATACTGTAAAGGTGAAAAACCAAGCCAAGGCGATTATTTTGCATTGGATTCCTGGTACCGTCCTGGTAAGGAATCCACTCATACAAATAGTACTATAGGGTTTCAATGTGAAAATATCACGATTGAAACGTACGAAAGATTGTGTAACCTTGGATTTAGAAGATCTGGTTGTTTTCTctacaaatttgatatgCTAAGGAATTGCTGTAGATTATTTACCATAAGAACTACACCAGAAGAGGTCAAATTGacaaaagaattgaaaacttgCGTGAaacattttaaaaaatttataaacGTACCACCATCAGAAAAGATTAGCAAAAATCAACCTTTCGATTACATCAATGAACTTCGCAGTTTGGATTCTGCCGATTTCCATACTGTATACGAACCTTCCGTTTTTAcaactgaaaaatatgatcTGTACGTTAAATATCAGGAACAGGTTCACAACGATTACAAACATTCAACAAGATCTTTTAAACGATTTCTTTGTGATTCACCATTTCCCGAATATACTAGAAATGGTACCAAGGAAGAATGGTCACAGTTGAATGACCCAGAATATAAGGGTAATTTTGACAGATTGGGCCCCACCCATGAATGTTACTATTACGAGGGAAAACTAATTGCACTGGCCATATTAGATTTCTTACCCAGTGGCGTATCTTCTGTTTACTTCATCTATGATCCagaattcaagaaattatcCCTAGGTAAATTAAGTGCTTTGAAAGAGTTGACTCTTGTCCACAAACTGAGTAGGCCGTTTTATTACCTCGGATATTACATTGACGATTGTCCAAAGATGAATTACAAATCTCAATATGGTGGAGAACTTTTGGACGTCTGCAATTTAAACTATGTTTCCTTAGAGTTTctaaaatcaaataatatgatCTCAAACGGTAGACTTTTCATATTGggtgaagaaaatagcATCAGCGATGAATTGTTCATGGATGATAATTTGGAAAGAACTGAATTCCCCACTGTGGAAAATGCGACCTCACTATCCAACGTAGCAGAACATATATATGGCTCAAATGGCGTTGCATTCCATAGCAAGGAGAAATATTTAAGCAAACTTGTTGAAATGGGCATACCCCTGGAGATGGAGGAACCAAAGAATGTCTTCTTCCAGAGACATTCTACCGATAAGAAATCCATGTCAGATTTGAACAATCTTCCAAGTGTCGTACCTGGCCTACTAccaattaatgaattatatGACATTATAACGTCCAGGAAGattaatgaattgaatggtGCCATGATGATATACGACACTTTGCTGCACAGAATTAGATTTATGTTCGATTTTGAAGTAGAACATCCTTCTAACAAATTGGTCATATTCAATACGATAAGACTTTTGGGACTGGACATTTGTAAATCTGCCCTCCtcattatataa
- the GET1 gene encoding GET complex subunit GET1 (similar to Saccharomyces cerevisiae GET1 (YGL020C); ancestral locus Anc_4.101), whose translation MANSVVIIALFLVAVTKFIDYTAKYHSNWLMALSLKTNSKDTREYNSKLRKQRQLIEENHSISAQDNYAKWTKNNRQLDKLKIELSELDSKIKLNSKNLHAIFHKLKLITLTLPFFVFKIWKGKEIVYYLPTNDTFPYLISGVWNNGWLHLVLTPLNYILGRQTSMSTKVGVSFGIWIWALTNVISNIESLIKFLLFTEKIEAPKVTSQK comes from the coding sequence ATGGCTAATTCTGTGGTGATCATCGCCCTATTCTTAGTGGCTGTCACTAAATTCATCGATTATACAGCCAAGTACCATTCAAATTGGTTAATGGCCTTATCATTGAagacaaattcaaaagatacAAGAGAgtataattcaaaattacgTAAACAACGTCAACTCATCGAAGAAAATCATTCCATCTCAGCTCAGGATAATTATGCCAAATGGactaaaaataatagacagttagataaattgaaaattgaattatcAGAATTAGACtccaaaattaaattaaattCCAAGAATTTGCATGCAATCTTCCATAAACTTAAATTAATCACTCTCactttaccatttttcgtattcaaaatatggaaGGGTAAAGAAATTGTCTATTATTTACCAACTAACGACACATTCCCATATTTGATCTCCGGCGTATGGAACAATGGTTGGCTGCATCTTGTATTGACACCATTGAACTATATATTGGGACGTCAAACTAGTATGTCTACAAAAGTAGGTGTCTCTTTTGGTATCTGGATTTGGGCTTTGACAAATGTCATATCAAATATCGAATCtttaatcaaatttttactatttactgaaaaaattgaagctCCAAAAGTAACTTCTCAAAAGTGA